In one window of Niallia sp. Man26 DNA:
- a CDS encoding DMT family transporter has translation MLKIIISIIMVTFIWGYLWVPMKIRLNYMPPFLFTALRLLIGAIPLFIVQAVRKTKLFPKKADWGKLIIMSTLMCLGYYGLSTFGMQFVSSGLSSVLVYTMPIISVPAHYFLNERLTAKKTTGFVIGAIGLFLIIGPQIKHLSFDRTVLGEGLIVLAAFFWACA, from the coding sequence ATGTTAAAAATCATTATTTCTATTATTATGGTCACATTTATTTGGGGTTATTTATGGGTTCCGATGAAAATCAGGCTTAACTATATGCCTCCTTTCCTTTTTACTGCCTTGCGTCTTTTAATTGGCGCTATCCCATTATTTATTGTCCAAGCTGTCCGAAAAACTAAGTTATTTCCGAAAAAAGCTGACTGGGGTAAATTAATAATTATGAGTACATTGATGTGCTTAGGTTATTATGGATTATCTACATTTGGCATGCAGTTTGTCAGCTCAGGCCTATCTTCTGTACTAGTTTATACCATGCCTATTATAAGTGTACCAGCTCATTATTTCTTAAATGAAAGATTAACAGCTAAAAAAACAACAGGGTTCGTTATTGGGGCCATAGGACTCTTCCTCATTATTGGTCCACAAATAAAACATCTAAGCTTTGACCGAACAGTTTTGGGAGAAGGTCTAATTGTTCTGGCTGCCTTCTTTTGGGCATGTGCCTAA
- a CDS encoding energy-coupling factor transporter transmembrane component T, producing the protein MDYAKNMIDKLNVEQMKIELMNTAYANDNTFIAKLDPRILFIWYGFFGIAPWFIHNAAILTGMLAATIVTTVMTKVSRLILVVLILGILGQGGYLIIATLFFGGDFIVLLPLITLTVKLAVISLASITVFCSMSPEKLSVGLLSIGVPGQVSFSISYGYRMLPLLLEEYNHVFMSYRLRGRAPQRQGFLYWRITCYFIKLAVLSFYPLLLSIAKRARTTVEALETKGSRNAFKNPDVKKLKLQSLKIRKNDYVFLAISSLYVISLFLFS; encoded by the coding sequence ATGGATTATGCAAAAAACATGATAGACAAGCTGAATGTAGAGCAAATGAAAATCGAATTAATGAACACAGCTTATGCGAATGATAATACGTTCATTGCAAAATTAGACCCGCGTATCCTATTTATCTGGTATGGTTTTTTCGGAATTGCACCATGGTTTATCCATAATGCAGCTATTTTAACAGGAATGCTTGCTGCCACCATTGTGACAACTGTAATGACGAAAGTGAGCAGGCTGATTTTAGTTGTATTGATTCTGGGAATCCTCGGTCAAGGGGGCTATCTCATTATTGCCACATTATTTTTTGGCGGAGATTTCATTGTATTATTGCCTTTAATCACACTGACCGTTAAGCTGGCAGTCATATCCCTTGCAAGTATTACGGTTTTTTGTTCAATGAGCCCTGAAAAACTGAGTGTAGGTTTATTAAGTATTGGGGTGCCAGGCCAAGTTTCATTTTCGATTTCCTACGGATACAGAATGCTTCCGTTGCTCCTTGAGGAATATAACCATGTGTTTATGTCATATAGGTTAAGAGGGAGAGCACCACAAAGGCAGGGATTTCTGTATTGGAGAATAACCTGTTACTTTATTAAGCTGGCAGTCTTGTCCTTTTATCCTCTTCTGCTCAGCATTGCAAAACGTGCAAGAACAACGGTGGAAGCGCTTGAAACAAAAGGGAGCAGAAATGCTTTCAAAAATCCTGATGTAAAAAAATTAAAGCTGCAATCACTAAAAATTCGCAAAAATGATTACGTATTTTTAGCAATCAGCAGTCTTTATGTTATTTCGTTATTTTTATTTTCTTAA
- a CDS encoding PHP domain-containing protein gives MKIDLHTHVKISKKSEFSPDYFTTMLKEARDAGLNAIALTEHFNTQNFLDVYSYLDRHYAYIEDYYEVEGIKIFPGMEVDVKEVGHILIISNRQSIVQMFNKLQSHLEEENFISLAALIDLADSYHAVKIGGHPFRPSTPLTQHDPGQLKRLDALDLNGKDLYSIGIEENSESVYWLADKLDIPVVAGSDTHQFLQYGSVYNQLETDCSTITELKTAIQNRQYSVQISPDLHLRVRSATLAKKLLKQLLAKKEAIK, from the coding sequence ATGAAGATAGATCTACATACACATGTGAAAATTTCTAAGAAATCGGAGTTTTCACCAGACTATTTTACGACAATGTTAAAAGAGGCAAGAGATGCTGGATTAAATGCCATTGCACTGACTGAGCATTTTAATACTCAAAACTTTCTGGACGTTTATAGCTATTTGGATCGTCATTATGCTTATATAGAAGACTATTATGAAGTAGAAGGGATTAAGATCTTCCCCGGAATGGAGGTAGATGTAAAAGAAGTTGGACATATTCTTATCATAAGTAATCGTCAATCTATTGTGCAGATGTTTAATAAGCTGCAATCTCATTTAGAGGAGGAGAATTTCATCTCACTTGCTGCCTTAATCGATCTTGCTGATTCATATCATGCAGTCAAAATTGGCGGTCATCCCTTCCGGCCAAGCACACCTCTTACCCAGCATGATCCGGGCCAGTTAAAAAGACTAGATGCGCTTGACTTAAATGGAAAAGACCTCTATTCGATAGGCATAGAAGAAAACAGCGAAAGTGTATATTGGCTGGCTGATAAACTAGATATTCCAGTTGTTGCCGGAAGTGATACACATCAATTTCTTCAATACGGTTCCGTTTATAACCAATTAGAAACAGACTGTTCGACGATTACAGAATTAAAGACAGCAATTCAGAATAGACAGTATTCAGTACAGATTTCACCTGATCTTCATCTGCGTGTCCGTTCGGCCACATTAGCTAAAAAGCTCTTGAAGCAGCTGCTTGCTAAAAAAGAAGCAATTAAATAA
- a CDS encoding small multi-drug export protein, whose protein sequence is MMDWVQQADGIWQYAALFIVSLLPFLDVFYLIPAGILLDMSPVAVGIIAFLGNFLMVLVFAIFFKQISDWRNRRRQKKGKLEPTKRETRARHIWEKYGLPVFALLSPAILGTDLAALMALLFGLSKVRVISWLGISLVIWSVVTTIASVYGLPYLINY, encoded by the coding sequence ATGATGGATTGGGTTCAACAGGCAGATGGAATATGGCAATATGCGGCGTTATTTATCGTTTCTTTATTGCCATTCCTTGATGTTTTTTACCTTATTCCAGCTGGAATTTTGTTAGATATGTCACCTGTTGCTGTCGGTATAATTGCTTTTTTAGGGAATTTTCTTATGGTGTTAGTTTTTGCAATATTCTTTAAACAAATCTCTGACTGGAGAAATAGACGGAGACAAAAAAAGGGGAAATTAGAGCCAACTAAAAGAGAAACAAGAGCAAGACATATTTGGGAAAAATACGGTCTTCCCGTATTTGCATTACTTTCACCCGCCATTCTTGGAACAGATTTAGCTGCGCTAATGGCACTTTTATTCGGATTATCTAAAGTTAGAGTGATTTCTTGGCTTGGTATTAGTCTAGTAATTTGGTCTGTTGTTACAACCATTGCCTCTGTTTATGGCCTTCCGTACCTTATTAATTATTAA
- a CDS encoding MmcQ/YjbR family DNA-binding protein: MESRKEAIDFCLRLENTYEDYPFRDKNWTVIRHKENKKVFAWIFEKDERIWINVKAEPGFLEYWRQIHDSVVPAFHLNKNHWNSIILDGSVPQAEISDMIQQSYRLTSKKR, from the coding sequence ATGGAAAGCAGAAAGGAAGCAATTGATTTTTGTTTGCGTTTAGAAAATACATATGAAGATTACCCGTTTCGTGATAAGAATTGGACGGTAATCCGTCATAAAGAAAATAAGAAAGTGTTTGCGTGGATCTTTGAAAAAGATGAACGTATTTGGATTAATGTAAAAGCAGAGCCTGGTTTTCTCGAGTATTGGCGTCAAATCCATGACTCAGTAGTACCGGCATTTCATCTTAATAAAAACCACTGGAATTCAATAATTCTTGATGGTTCAGTTCCACAGGCTGAAATATCTGATATGATTCAACAAAGCTACCGGCTGACTAGTAAAAAACGATAA
- a CDS encoding DUF6366 family protein — translation MKETKETAERKRERLRQQEIKGNPAGNLRDSFNRAETGGLVDLVGSLGGKGTGILILVIIIAVIVVSLLG, via the coding sequence ATGAAAGAAACGAAAGAAACAGCGGAGCGAAAACGAGAAAGATTACGACAACAAGAGATAAAAGGAAATCCAGCAGGAAATTTGCGTGATTCTTTCAATCGAGCAGAGACTGGCGGCCTCGTTGATTTAGTCGGCAGCTTAGGGGGGAAGGGCACGGGAATACTTATTCTTGTCATCATTATTGCAGTTATAGTAGTATCTCTATTAGGTTAA
- a CDS encoding PspC domain-containing protein, producing MKHTIRKSATDKSISGVCGGLAEHFGISSFSVRLVFIFLPGNVLIYLILVNIMGDSPPSL from the coding sequence GTGAAACACACTATCAGAAAATCAGCAACAGACAAATCAATTTCCGGTGTTTGCGGAGGACTGGCTGAGCACTTTGGCATTTCTTCTTTTTCGGTAAGATTGGTATTTATCTTTTTGCCTGGAAATGTACTGATTTATTTAATTTTAGTAAATATAATGGGCGATAGTCCTCCATCCTTATAA